One Granulicella sp. 5B5 DNA window includes the following coding sequences:
- the der gene encoding ribosome biogenesis GTPase Der: MAPKKEKKRLGKKHRQASTRPKLGRSAPKGGAVTGAVSPKKRKELAAKKAAALVEAKKPTKSPDRERKIVIRDRGEAGSRGHGSETAGLSAAGQKRASGRDDKAEEIHEERAWREAELLAVRQALFAERMEEARDRRETTRLPLVAICGRPNVGKSTLFNRLTETRRSIVGDEPGITRDRIYGEVEWAGRDVRLVDTGGVIPDDEALIPAEIFRQAKVGLEEADAIIMVVDGRTELAAPDVELARLLLRGGKPVFLAVNKMDSPEMFAAAENFRRLGFKNVCPISAEHGVGIGDLLDDVWAALPPEFVAEEPDEVMEGFDEEFEEDMDGGGDPLPGAQDGDEAAAPGRRLRSHGEHISRETKIAIIGRPNVGKSTLLNALTGTDRAIVSPIAGTTRDAVDEVVERDGHKFRFIDTAGIRRKGKTKLMAEKLSVIMSRKHLEAADVSLLVIDATEGVAAADANIGGYAHESGRSVIIVVNKWDLMTEVDAEGRRVFDGGPPADKKLYEQQVRDSLKYLDYAPLLFVSAAESKGIGEVFKKVELVSRERRKRVSTGAMNRFLDKIDFQRASVPMNRRVKIYYMTQAAVAPPTFVLFTDRDVKLHFSYERFLANEIRDTFKFIGSPIWFKVKARNKKKAE; encoded by the coding sequence ATGGCACCAAAGAAAGAGAAGAAGCGGTTAGGCAAGAAGCATCGGCAGGCGAGTACGCGGCCGAAGCTAGGACGGAGTGCGCCGAAGGGGGGCGCGGTGACGGGGGCTGTGTCTCCGAAGAAGCGCAAGGAGCTGGCGGCGAAGAAGGCTGCCGCGCTGGTCGAGGCGAAGAAGCCGACGAAGAGTCCGGACCGCGAACGGAAGATTGTCATTCGGGACCGAGGTGAGGCGGGAAGCCGCGGCCACGGAAGCGAGACTGCAGGTCTCTCCGCTGCGGGGCAGAAACGCGCCTCCGGTCGAGATGACAAAGCTGAGGAGATCCATGAAGAGCGGGCGTGGCGCGAGGCGGAGCTGCTGGCGGTCCGGCAGGCTCTGTTTGCAGAGCGCATGGAAGAGGCCCGCGACCGGCGTGAGACGACCCGGCTGCCGCTGGTGGCGATCTGTGGGCGGCCGAATGTGGGCAAGTCGACGCTGTTCAACCGGTTGACGGAGACGCGACGGTCGATTGTGGGCGATGAGCCGGGGATTACACGCGACCGCATCTATGGCGAGGTGGAGTGGGCCGGGCGCGACGTTCGGCTGGTGGATACGGGTGGTGTGATTCCCGATGATGAGGCGCTGATTCCGGCGGAGATCTTCCGGCAGGCGAAGGTGGGGCTGGAAGAGGCGGACGCGATCATCATGGTGGTGGATGGGCGGACGGAGTTGGCAGCGCCGGATGTGGAGCTGGCGCGGTTGTTGCTGCGTGGCGGCAAGCCGGTGTTTCTGGCTGTGAACAAGATGGACTCGCCCGAGATGTTTGCGGCGGCGGAGAACTTCCGGCGGCTGGGTTTCAAGAATGTTTGTCCGATTTCAGCGGAGCATGGGGTCGGGATTGGCGATCTGCTGGATGACGTTTGGGCGGCGCTGCCGCCGGAGTTTGTGGCCGAAGAGCCTGACGAGGTGATGGAAGGCTTCGACGAAGAGTTTGAAGAGGACATGGACGGCGGCGGCGATCCGCTGCCGGGGGCGCAGGATGGCGACGAGGCGGCTGCGCCGGGGCGCAGACTGCGGTCCCATGGCGAGCACATCTCGCGCGAGACGAAGATCGCGATCATCGGGCGGCCAAATGTGGGCAAGAGCACTCTGCTGAATGCTCTGACCGGCACCGACCGCGCAATTGTGTCGCCGATTGCAGGGACGACGCGCGATGCTGTCGACGAGGTCGTCGAGCGCGATGGGCATAAGTTCCGGTTCATCGATACGGCTGGCATCCGGCGCAAGGGCAAGACGAAGCTGATGGCTGAGAAGCTGTCGGTGATTATGTCGAGGAAGCATCTGGAGGCGGCAGACGTTTCGTTGCTGGTGATCGATGCGACCGAAGGCGTTGCGGCTGCGGATGCGAATATCGGCGGCTATGCGCATGAGAGCGGACGCAGCGTGATCATCGTGGTGAACAAGTGGGACCTGATGACTGAGGTGGACGCCGAAGGACGGCGCGTATTCGATGGCGGGCCGCCTGCGGACAAGAAGCTGTACGAACAGCAGGTAAGGGACTCGCTGAAGTACCTGGATTATGCACCGCTGCTGTTTGTGAGCGCGGCTGAGTCGAAGGGCATTGGCGAGGTGTTCAAGAAGGTGGAGCTGGTGAGCCGTGAGCGACGCAAGCGCGTTTCCACGGGCGCGATGAACCGGTTCCTGGACAAGATCGACTTCCAGCGCGCGAGCGTGCCGATGAACAGGCGCGTGAAGATCTATTACATGACGCAGGCTGCGGTGGCTCCGCCGACGTTTGTGCTGTTCACGGACCGCGATGTGAAGCTGCACTTCAGCTATGAGCGGTTCCTGGCGAATGAGATCCGGGACACGTTCAAGTTCATCGGGTCGCCGATCTGGTTCAAGGTGAAGGCGCGGAACAAGAAGAAAGCCGAGTAG
- a CDS encoding helicase C-terminal domain-containing protein, whose protein sequence is MPPAVQSEEAIQRLPTLHDFFSPGGILAKSSLAFEQRPGQYLMARTIEQAFADRRHLIVEAGTGTGKTLAYLLPALRRARENNQRIIISTGTKNLQEQLYFKDIPFLESLLGPLRVCYMKGRANYVCKHKLFALRDNPLLHGLDEISHFHSILNWEKKTATGDRAEIADLPESSALWHKLDARSEVCLGQSCPDWEQCYITSMRRKAMESEIVIVNHHLFFADLNIKQQAAGAPDAGILPEAAAVIFDEAHELEDVASQYFGIALSNARFDELARDTEMLLRAKKVSTAAIESATNSLRERSRMFFGSLPVGPSHLGRLEFIDRQDFLEARGDAYIAASNALQRLESELDHLRDVDEAPGLRKRAADIRNHLKFLLESTDPNTVFWIERRATSGLRTTARNNRGPSTLSPLTQIGTPTDVSSRPERSGVERPAFDPPQSFSTHLQATPIDVSQLLADTLFATYPSVILTSATLTVAGPNAEPSFDHLTKRLGVPFPKTLVVPSLFDYPRQALLYLPATMPEPRHPDFLPQATEKIRRVLEITRGRAFCLFTSHAQMRELHDRLLSQLPYPLLMQGSAPRHVLLQQFRETPNAVLFGTSSFWQGIDVQGEQLSCVIIDKLPFAVPSDPIMRARTEAIAAAGGNAFNDLQVPQAVIALKQGFGRLIRSLSDRGVLMLLDPRIRTTRYGKTFLESLPPYRRTDDIAEVERFFET, encoded by the coding sequence ATGCCGCCAGCCGTCCAATCCGAAGAAGCCATCCAGCGCCTGCCCACGCTCCACGACTTCTTCTCTCCCGGCGGCATCCTCGCCAAATCCTCCCTCGCCTTTGAGCAGCGCCCCGGCCAGTACCTCATGGCCCGCACCATCGAGCAGGCCTTCGCCGACCGCCGCCACCTCATCGTCGAAGCCGGCACCGGCACCGGCAAAACCCTCGCCTACCTCCTGCCCGCCCTCCGCCGCGCCCGCGAAAATAACCAGCGCATCATCATCTCCACAGGAACGAAGAATCTACAGGAACAGCTCTACTTCAAGGACATCCCCTTCCTCGAATCCCTCCTCGGCCCCTTGCGCGTCTGCTACATGAAGGGCCGGGCCAACTACGTTTGCAAGCACAAACTTTTCGCCCTGCGCGACAACCCGCTCCTCCACGGCCTCGATGAGATCTCCCACTTCCACAGCATCCTCAACTGGGAAAAGAAGACCGCCACCGGTGACCGCGCCGAGATCGCCGACCTGCCCGAGTCCTCCGCGCTCTGGCACAAGCTCGACGCCCGCTCCGAAGTCTGCCTCGGCCAGTCCTGCCCCGACTGGGAGCAGTGCTACATCACCTCCATGCGCCGCAAGGCGATGGAGTCCGAGATCGTCATCGTCAACCACCACCTCTTCTTCGCCGACCTCAACATCAAGCAGCAGGCCGCCGGAGCCCCCGACGCAGGCATCCTCCCCGAAGCCGCTGCGGTCATCTTCGACGAGGCCCACGAGCTCGAAGACGTCGCCAGCCAGTACTTCGGCATCGCGCTCTCCAACGCCCGCTTCGACGAGCTTGCCCGCGACACGGAGATGCTCCTCCGCGCGAAGAAAGTGAGCACCGCCGCCATCGAGTCCGCCACCAACAGCCTCCGCGAACGCTCACGCATGTTCTTCGGTTCACTCCCCGTCGGCCCCTCGCACCTCGGCCGCCTCGAGTTCATCGACCGCCAGGACTTCCTCGAAGCCCGCGGCGACGCCTACATCGCCGCCTCCAACGCGCTCCAGCGCCTCGAATCCGAGCTAGACCATCTCCGCGACGTCGACGAAGCCCCCGGCCTCCGCAAGCGCGCCGCCGACATCCGCAACCACCTCAAGTTCCTCCTCGAATCCACCGACCCCAACACCGTCTTCTGGATCGAACGCCGCGCCACCAGTGGCCTCCGCACCACCGCCCGCAACAATCGCGGCCCATCGACACTCTCTCCTCTCACTCAGATCGGCACCCCCACAGATGTGTCATCTCGACCGGAGCGCAGCGGAGTGGAGAGACCTGCGTTTGACCCACCACAGTCCTTCTCCACCCACCTGCAAGCCACCCCTATCGACGTCTCCCAACTCCTCGCCGACACCCTCTTCGCCACCTACCCCAGCGTCATCCTCACCTCCGCCACGCTCACCGTAGCCGGCCCCAACGCCGAGCCCAGCTTCGACCACCTCACCAAGCGCCTCGGCGTTCCATTCCCCAAAACCCTCGTCGTTCCCAGCCTTTTCGATTACCCCAGACAAGCGCTGCTCTACTTACCCGCAACGATGCCTGAGCCAAGGCATCCAGACTTCCTCCCGCAAGCCACCGAAAAGATCCGCCGCGTCCTCGAAATCACCCGAGGCCGCGCCTTCTGCCTCTTCACCTCGCACGCCCAGATGCGCGAGCTCCACGACCGCCTCCTGTCGCAGCTCCCGTATCCGCTGCTCATGCAGGGCAGCGCCCCACGCCACGTCCTGCTGCAACAGTTCCGCGAAACCCCCAATGCCGTCCTCTTCGGCACCTCGTCCTTCTGGCAGGGAATCGATGTTCAGGGCGAGCAGCTCAGTTGCGTCATCATCGACAAGCTCCCCTTCGCCGTCCCCTCCGACCCCATCATGCGCGCCCGCACCGAAGCCATCGCCGCCGCCGGCGGCAACGCCTTCAACGACCTTCAGGTCCCTCAGGCGGTCATCGCGTTGAAGCAGGGCTTCGGCCGCCTCATCCGCTCGCTCTCCGACCGCGGAGTCCTCATGCTCCTCGACCCTCGCATCCGCACCACCCGCTACGGCAAAACCTTCCTCGAATCCCTCCCGCCCTATCGCCGCACCGACGACATCGCCGAAGTCGAACGCTTCTTCGAAACCTAA
- the queD gene encoding 6-carboxytetrahydropterin synthase QueD, whose translation MFEVTVQAGFSSGHYLRNYQGKCENPHGHNYRVLVTLVGAELDETGLLLDFKLLKHVLRPTVDYLDHNMINDLEPFTTLNPSAENLARYFFQKTADQLHQMTAGRVRVKDCTVYETDTSYAKYYEAL comes from the coding sequence ATGTTTGAAGTCACCGTCCAGGCCGGGTTCTCCTCGGGCCATTACCTTCGCAACTACCAGGGCAAGTGTGAGAACCCTCACGGCCACAACTACCGGGTCCTAGTCACCCTGGTAGGCGCCGAGCTCGACGAAACCGGCCTCCTGCTCGACTTCAAGCTGCTCAAGCACGTTCTCCGCCCCACGGTCGACTACCTCGACCACAACATGATCAACGACCTTGAGCCGTTCACCACCCTGAACCCCTCGGCTGAAAACCTCGCCCGCTACTTCTTCCAGAAGACCGCCGACCAGCTCCACCAGATGACCGCCGGCCGCGTCCGCGTCAAAGACTGCACCGTCTATGAGACCGACACCAGCTACGCGAAGTACTACGAAGCTCTCTAG
- a CDS encoding DUF1440 domain-containing protein: MSERAHRKYEIAEKSHRARSLWKGLFAGLIAGVAATAAKSVAERVYPPRIHGEPEPTEVLAEKLVGHELAPASRRSAGKAVTWGIGAAAGATYGAIAEYFPEATHREGASFGLALMALTHENVLSVRGAASETDQETTREHTSEAASHIIFGCVAERVRRLVRALL, encoded by the coding sequence TTGAGCGAGCGCGCACACCGCAAGTATGAAATCGCGGAGAAAAGCCATCGAGCAAGGTCGTTATGGAAGGGCTTGTTTGCCGGGTTGATCGCGGGTGTAGCCGCCACGGCTGCCAAATCTGTGGCCGAGCGCGTCTATCCTCCTCGAATCCATGGCGAGCCTGAGCCAACTGAAGTTTTGGCAGAGAAACTCGTGGGCCACGAACTTGCTCCAGCCAGCCGCCGCTCTGCTGGCAAAGCGGTCACATGGGGTATCGGGGCTGCCGCGGGTGCCACCTATGGCGCAATCGCCGAATATTTTCCGGAAGCCACCCACAGAGAGGGGGCAAGCTTCGGACTGGCGCTAATGGCGCTAACGCATGAGAATGTGCTCTCGGTCAGAGGCGCAGCGTCAGAAACAGATCAGGAAACGACCCGTGAGCATACGAGTGAGGCTGCCAGCCATATCATCTTCGGTTGTGTGGCAGAGCGCGTACGACGTCTCGTACGCGCTCTCTTGTAA
- a CDS encoding sodium:solute symporter family protein: MVLYVVVLGSIVVALLTASLAKLGQVKTKADYLVAGRSLPAFVLVFTLLSSWIGSGSLLGGAENAYKHGFAALWQAGGGWAGLALIYFIAPRARKFAQFTIPDLLESRYNQTARVLGVIAVLFTYTAITSYQFIGGGDIVHLIFPQVTAVEGQYILAGFVVLFTAIAGMSSVAYMDVVIGLLATVTMIASLPVLIHLAGGWSGVRAALPATHFEWFGDMHPFSSYYTGPVLPDGSREQVKSALEIFLPTCLLMLGNQSMYQKFFSAKSEKDATRATVGWIIGTVILETVIVSIAVVGSALYRTGEVAHRPREILAYTAVHSFGGSKALSILGALLVGAIFAKVVSTANNYLFSPATNLVNDIFVRYIKPEAGNRQILVVSRLMVVALGAWALYQSLGTTSVLQKSVYAYTIYSAALTPVILAAFFWRRATAAGAVASIAAGTVVTISWSSVTRFLPPVIGEHDAILPALLASLIGLFAVSLMTKRPTEAHLRPFEG, from the coding sequence ATGGTTCTGTATGTCGTAGTACTCGGTTCGATCGTTGTAGCGTTGTTGACGGCTTCCCTTGCGAAGCTGGGGCAGGTAAAAACCAAGGCCGACTACCTTGTCGCTGGTCGCAGCCTGCCGGCATTTGTGCTGGTGTTTACGCTGCTATCCAGTTGGATTGGCTCGGGCTCACTGCTGGGCGGCGCCGAAAATGCCTACAAGCACGGGTTTGCTGCATTGTGGCAGGCCGGCGGCGGATGGGCAGGCCTGGCGCTGATCTACTTCATCGCGCCCCGGGCAAGAAAGTTTGCCCAGTTCACGATCCCAGACCTTCTGGAGAGCCGGTACAACCAGACCGCGCGGGTGCTCGGCGTAATCGCTGTTCTGTTTACCTACACAGCGATCACCAGCTACCAGTTCATCGGAGGCGGCGACATCGTTCACTTGATTTTTCCGCAGGTGACCGCCGTCGAAGGACAGTACATTCTTGCCGGATTTGTCGTACTGTTTACCGCGATCGCAGGCATGAGCTCGGTTGCTTATATGGACGTCGTGATCGGGCTTCTTGCAACGGTGACGATGATTGCTTCTCTGCCCGTGCTCATCCATCTGGCCGGCGGCTGGAGCGGTGTCAGGGCGGCATTGCCGGCAACGCACTTCGAGTGGTTTGGCGACATGCATCCATTCTCCAGCTACTACACAGGCCCCGTTCTGCCCGACGGCTCCCGGGAGCAGGTCAAGTCTGCGCTGGAGATATTTCTGCCCACCTGCCTGCTCATGCTTGGTAACCAGTCGATGTATCAGAAGTTCTTCTCCGCCAAAAGCGAGAAAGATGCGACACGCGCAACAGTCGGCTGGATCATCGGTACCGTCATCCTGGAGACAGTGATTGTCTCAATCGCTGTCGTCGGCTCAGCGCTCTATCGCACGGGCGAGGTTGCCCATCGTCCGCGTGAGATTCTGGCCTACACAGCGGTCCATAGCTTCGGCGGCTCGAAAGCCTTGTCCATACTGGGAGCGCTGTTGGTTGGCGCCATCTTCGCCAAGGTGGTCTCCACCGCGAACAACTACCTTTTCAGCCCGGCAACCAACCTGGTGAACGACATCTTCGTCCGTTACATAAAGCCGGAAGCAGGCAATCGTCAGATATTGGTGGTGAGCCGCCTGATGGTCGTTGCATTGGGTGCATGGGCGCTTTACCAGTCGCTCGGCACGACGAGCGTTCTGCAGAAAAGCGTCTATGCATATACGATTTACTCCGCAGCATTGACACCGGTAATCCTGGCGGCGTTCTTTTGGCGGCGGGCCACCGCAGCAGGTGCCGTGGCAAGCATCGCCGCAGGCACGGTGGTCACGATAAGCTGGAGCTCCGTAACGCGCTTCCTTCCACCGGTCATCGGCGAGCACGATGCGATCCTCCCAGCGCTACTTGCCTCGCTGATAGGCCTCTTCGCCGTGAGCCTGATGACAAAGCGGCCAACTGAAGCGCACTTGCGACCGTTTGAAGGCTGA
- a CDS encoding M61 family metallopeptidase — protein sequence MQSSRILAFVAFCATALPLAAQSTPITLAVDLTDAPRKILHATETIPVQPGPMTLVYPEWIPGEHGPTGPIINQAGFIITTPSGEPVKWERDLVDMYSYHITVPADVHELHVKMDFLAMSGANFTAGGSTSANLALLSWNTLLVYPLNGDIAHTNVSDIMVSPSITIPSGWKFGTALEAGSSPTSFKTVSLEQLIDSPVLAGRWFREIDLAPEITPKHYLDLAGDGPEDILLSQEHIDDFNRLIRETGALYKSRHYHSYHFLVTLSDQVAHFGLEHHQSSDDRVPEKTFVDDNAFIGEGLLLPHEFTHSWNGKYRRPAGLATQNYQEPMKGDLLWVYEGLTEYLGDVLASRCGIWPASVYRDRLATIAGYLNDARPGRTWRDLQDTASDAQILYSAGGPYDNWRRATDYYDEGELLWLEVDTTIRAKSNGKKSLNDFVAAFHGLGGNTGPKVVPYTFDDVVKGLNAVVPMDWAAFLHKRLDSNELHAPEMAGIDALSGYKLTYSDKPNYWSQLEESQYNAINARWSLGFSAGSTGEVGDVIVGSPAYKAGLAPGFTIVAVNGRAFQLGLLHQAIKDAVGSGPDVELIVANTGYYKILKIDYHGGERYPQLERVDGVPARLDDILKPMAQ from the coding sequence ATGCAGTCTTCCCGCATTCTGGCGTTCGTGGCATTCTGTGCCACGGCGCTGCCGCTGGCGGCCCAGTCGACGCCGATTACGCTGGCTGTCGATCTGACCGACGCACCCCGCAAGATCCTGCACGCTACCGAGACGATTCCCGTCCAGCCCGGCCCGATGACCCTCGTGTATCCAGAGTGGATTCCGGGTGAGCATGGCCCGACTGGGCCGATCATCAACCAGGCAGGGTTCATCATCACCACGCCTTCGGGCGAGCCGGTGAAGTGGGAGCGCGACCTGGTGGATATGTACAGCTACCACATCACCGTGCCGGCGGATGTGCATGAACTGCACGTGAAGATGGACTTCCTGGCGATGTCCGGCGCGAACTTTACTGCCGGTGGCTCAACCAGTGCCAACCTTGCGCTGCTCAGCTGGAACACGCTGCTGGTGTATCCGCTGAACGGAGACATCGCGCACACCAACGTCTCCGACATCATGGTCTCGCCGTCGATCACCATCCCAAGCGGCTGGAAGTTCGGCACCGCGCTTGAGGCGGGCAGCTCGCCGACGTCGTTCAAGACCGTCTCGCTGGAGCAGCTGATCGACTCGCCGGTGCTGGCCGGCCGCTGGTTCCGCGAGATCGACCTGGCGCCGGAGATTACGCCGAAGCACTACCTCGATCTCGCCGGCGATGGGCCGGAGGACATCCTGCTCTCACAGGAGCACATCGACGACTTCAACCGGCTGATCCGCGAGACCGGGGCGCTGTACAAGTCGCGCCACTACCACTCGTACCACTTCCTGGTGACGCTCTCGGACCAGGTCGCGCACTTCGGGCTGGAGCACCATCAGTCCTCCGACGACCGCGTGCCGGAGAAGACATTCGTCGACGACAACGCGTTTATCGGCGAAGGACTGTTGCTGCCGCACGAGTTTACGCATAGCTGGAATGGCAAGTACCGCCGCCCTGCGGGGCTCGCGACCCAGAACTACCAGGAGCCGATGAAGGGCGACCTGCTGTGGGTCTACGAGGGCCTCACCGAGTACCTCGGCGACGTGCTGGCATCGCGCTGCGGCATCTGGCCCGCGTCGGTGTACCGCGACCGGCTGGCGACCATTGCCGGATACCTGAACGACGCACGGCCGGGTCGCACCTGGCGCGACCTGCAGGACACGGCGAGCGATGCACAGATCCTATACTCCGCGGGCGGGCCGTATGATAACTGGCGGCGCGCTACCGACTACTACGACGAAGGCGAGCTGCTGTGGCTGGAGGTCGATACGACCATCCGCGCCAAGAGCAACGGCAAGAAGAGCCTGAACGACTTCGTCGCCGCGTTCCACGGCCTGGGTGGCAACACCGGCCCCAAGGTGGTTCCGTATACGTTTGACGATGTCGTCAAAGGGCTGAACGCCGTGGTGCCGATGGACTGGGCCGCGTTCCTGCACAAGCGGCTCGACTCCAACGAACTTCATGCACCGGAGATGGCGGGCATTGACGCCCTCTCCGGGTACAAGCTCACCTACTCGGACAAGCCGAACTACTGGTCGCAGCTTGAAGAGAGCCAGTACAACGCCATCAACGCGCGCTGGTCGCTCGGCTTTTCGGCGGGCAGCACCGGCGAGGTCGGCGACGTGATCGTCGGCAGCCCGGCTTACAAGGCTGGACTCGCCCCGGGGTTCACGATCGTCGCCGTCAACGGCCGCGCCTTCCAGCTCGGTCTGCTGCACCAGGCGATCAAGGATGCGGTGGGCAGCGGCCCGGACGTGGAGCTGATCGTCGCGAACACCGGGTACTACAAGATCCTCAAGATCGACTACCACGGTGGCGAACGCTATCCGCAACTGGAGCGAGTGGACGGCGTTCCGGCGCGGCTGGACGACATCCTGAAGCCGATGGCGCAGTAG
- a CDS encoding RDD family protein: MASFESTGYSDQSSNDSPHLPTPPGAQSFDSDLLTIATPEQIDLHYNIAGLGSRFVAVLIDTLCIGIAYFALGIVAVIVAAALGRSNRLDPLTLWFYALLGILFFLIFWGYFALFEAFWHGQTPGKRTMQLRVIKDSGRQITLFESLARNLLRFVDYFPSFYLTGVITMLCNKRNKRLGDFVAGTLVVHERIEEQPLLFHSTMNLVTPANSAAEPWREQTPTMFPADAVAKLSAQDLLIIETFFSRMLDLTLETRASIAYRIAGQLTAKMGVTLPEGNPERALESIAYQMRSSGSRK; encoded by the coding sequence ATGGCGTCCTTTGAATCGACCGGGTACAGCGACCAGAGTAGCAACGATTCTCCCCATCTGCCCACGCCCCCGGGGGCCCAGAGCTTCGACAGCGACCTGCTCACCATCGCCACGCCCGAGCAGATCGACCTGCACTACAACATCGCCGGGCTCGGCAGCCGCTTCGTCGCCGTGCTGATCGACACCCTCTGCATCGGCATCGCCTACTTCGCTCTCGGCATCGTGGCCGTTATCGTCGCCGCTGCGCTTGGCCGGTCGAACCGCCTCGATCCCCTCACCCTCTGGTTCTACGCCTTGCTGGGCATCCTCTTCTTCCTCATCTTCTGGGGTTACTTCGCTCTGTTTGAGGCCTTCTGGCACGGCCAGACCCCCGGCAAACGCACCATGCAGCTCCGCGTCATCAAGGACTCAGGCCGCCAGATCACCCTCTTCGAGTCCCTCGCCCGCAACCTGCTTCGCTTCGTCGACTACTTCCCCTCGTTCTACCTCACCGGCGTCATCACCATGCTCTGTAACAAGCGCAACAAGCGTCTCGGCGACTTCGTCGCTGGCACCCTCGTCGTCCACGAGCGCATCGAGGAGCAGCCCCTGCTCTTCCACTCCACCATGAACCTTGTCACCCCCGCGAACTCCGCAGCCGAACCCTGGCGCGAGCAGACGCCCACCATGTTCCCCGCCGACGCTGTCGCAAAGCTCAGCGCGCAGGACCTCCTCATCATCGAAACCTTCTTCAGCCGGATGCTCGACCTCACCCTCGAAACCCGCGCCAGCATCGCCTACCGTATCGCCGGCCAGCTCACCGCCAAAATGGGCGTCACCCTGCCCGAAGGCAACCCCGAACGCGCCCTCGAGTCCATCGCCTACCAGATGCGAAGCTCAGGAAGTAGGAAGTAG
- a CDS encoding stage II sporulation protein M, translating to MDTRKDNWNRLDALLRQAERGGVKSLEVAELRELGLLYRQAAADLSAVRTDKTSRMLEQYLNRLVGRAHNFVYSGKRISPLSLWEFMVHGYPRLLRRLSGYVYLATAITIVTAIFGMLITLVRPEFAQIYVGPDMMATINQHKMWTDSILSVKPAAASGIMTNNIMVCFMTFAGGVTGGLFTLFSLYNNGVMLGVIATLCAQHGMSLSLWSFIAAHGALELPSIMLAGAAGLRLGAGILFPGMLRRRESIAVAGAESVQLVAGTIPLLVIAGTLEAFLSPTHAPVALKFSVGAFLFVGLMFWLTEGGRTVVSDSV from the coding sequence ATGGATACTCGCAAGGATAACTGGAACCGGCTCGATGCGCTGTTAAGGCAGGCGGAGAGGGGTGGGGTGAAGTCGCTGGAGGTGGCTGAGCTGCGGGAGCTGGGGCTGCTGTACCGGCAGGCGGCGGCGGATCTGTCCGCAGTGCGGACGGACAAAACATCGCGGATGCTGGAGCAGTATCTCAATCGTTTAGTCGGGCGGGCGCACAACTTTGTGTACTCGGGCAAGCGGATCTCGCCGCTGAGTTTGTGGGAATTTATGGTGCATGGGTACCCACGGCTGCTGCGGCGGCTGAGCGGGTATGTGTACCTGGCGACGGCGATTACGATTGTGACCGCGATCTTCGGGATGCTGATTACGCTGGTTCGGCCGGAGTTCGCGCAGATCTATGTAGGGCCGGACATGATGGCGACCATCAACCAGCACAAGATGTGGACGGACTCGATCCTGTCGGTGAAGCCGGCGGCGGCTTCGGGGATTATGACGAACAACATCATGGTGTGCTTCATGACGTTTGCCGGCGGCGTGACGGGCGGGCTGTTCACACTGTTTTCGCTGTACAACAACGGCGTGATGCTGGGGGTGATTGCGACGCTGTGCGCGCAGCATGGCATGTCGCTGAGCCTGTGGAGCTTTATTGCGGCGCACGGTGCGCTGGAGCTACCGAGCATCATGCTGGCGGGCGCGGCGGGGCTAAGGCTGGGTGCGGGGATTCTGTTTCCGGGGATGCTGCGGCGTAGGGAGTCGATTGCGGTGGCGGGCGCGGAGTCGGTGCAGCTGGTGGCCGGGACGATTCCACTGCTGGTGATCGCGGGAACGCTGGAGGCGTTCCTGTCGCCGACGCATGCTCCGGTGGCGCTGAAGTTTTCGGTAGGGGCGTTTTTGTTTGTGGGGCTGATGTTCTGGCTGACTGAGGGTGGGCGAACTGTGGTCAGCGACAGTGTTTAG